A region from the Bdellovibrionales bacterium genome encodes:
- the clpS gene encoding ATP-dependent Clp protease adapter ClpS: MRIWSKVLVGIQALSPALGGGLPPSRIDGHPLLGADNDVGDIGSQTGTLTKSRSKTKEPSLYKVVLLNDDFTPMDFVVQILKKFFGKSEAEANNIMLQVHNQGAGIAGVFSHEIAETKVYLVHEYSRQSQHPLKCVMEKA, from the coding sequence ATGCGAATCTGGTCCAAAGTCTTAGTTGGCATTCAGGCTTTAAGCCCAGCATTGGGGGGTGGTTTGCCTCCAAGTAGAATCGATGGACATCCTCTGTTAGGTGCGGATAACGATGTAGGAGATATTGGATCTCAAACTGGAACACTCACCAAATCGAGATCTAAAACAAAAGAACCTTCCCTCTATAAGGTTGTTCTTCTCAACGATGACTTCACCCCCATGGACTTCGTTGTGCAGATTTTAAAAAAATTTTTTGGAAAATCTGAGGCTGAAGCCAACAATATAATGTTGCAGGTCCACAATCAGGGAGCTGGAATTGCGGGGGTTTTTAGCCACGAAATCGCTGAAACAAAAGTTTATTTGGTCCACGAGTACTCGCGCCAAAGTCAACATCCCCTAAAATGCGTTATGGAGAAGGCCTAA
- a CDS encoding DUF3307 domain-containing protein, which translates to MDSGKWTQLELSFLLLVFFQVKHFLADFPLQVEYMLKKTRAGWEFIVPLTVHCTVHAVLTASLVFYLCPRLWWLSALDFVVHFFMDRIKSGPRYLGRFNDRDKSSFWNCLGFDQMVHHLTHMFIVWVIVTSV; encoded by the coding sequence ATGGACTCGGGAAAATGGACTCAACTCGAACTCAGCTTTCTCCTACTGGTATTTTTCCAGGTGAAACATTTTTTGGCTGATTTTCCTCTGCAAGTTGAATACATGCTCAAAAAGACGCGAGCGGGCTGGGAATTTATCGTGCCCTTGACTGTTCATTGTACGGTTCACGCAGTTTTGACAGCGTCTTTGGTGTTTTATCTTTGCCCTCGATTGTGGTGGTTGAGCGCATTAGATTTTGTCGTTCACTTTTTCATGGACCGCATAAAGTCGGGCCCTCGTTACCTCGGGCGCTTTAACGATCGAGACAAATCATCGTTTTGGAACTGTCTGGGATTCGACCAAATGGTTCACCATCTTACACACATGTTTATTGTGTGGGTCATTGTCACTTCAGTATAG
- the sohB gene encoding protease SohB: MEYLFEVGVFAAKIAVIVAGFLVVIVGIALLVSRKQQEQREHLDIYNLGEKLTGYANLLKMSIFTKKEWKEELKRQKEDLKSNSKNKKTEKKARVFVLEFDGDMKADQVDRLRQEVSILLLAMNQSDEVIVKIESPGGMVHGYGLAAAQLMRFRQKSIPLTICVDKVAASGGYLMACTGDRILAAPFAIVGSIGVVAQVPNFNRFLKKHNVDYEEITAGEYKRTISMLGEITDKGRRKFTEQIEDTHLLFKEFVHKCRPRLNLETVATGEHWFGERALALGLIDEIKTSDELVMEKMKEKDIFYLEMKEKKTLSDKLSKAFGQSARLIRDQLLRIFSYSS; this comes from the coding sequence ATGGAGTACCTATTTGAAGTTGGCGTTTTCGCCGCAAAGATCGCTGTCATTGTCGCTGGCTTTCTTGTTGTTATTGTTGGCATTGCCCTATTGGTTTCTCGGAAGCAACAAGAACAGAGGGAACATCTTGATATCTACAATTTGGGAGAGAAGCTAACCGGGTACGCCAATCTCCTAAAGATGTCCATCTTTACTAAAAAGGAATGGAAGGAAGAGCTCAAGCGACAAAAGGAGGATTTAAAATCAAATTCAAAAAATAAAAAGACCGAGAAGAAAGCTCGTGTTTTCGTGCTCGAGTTTGACGGTGATATGAAAGCTGATCAAGTGGATCGGCTACGACAGGAAGTTTCTATTCTTCTCTTGGCCATGAACCAAAGTGACGAAGTCATTGTGAAGATTGAAAGCCCAGGGGGTATGGTTCACGGATACGGATTAGCTGCAGCCCAACTCATGAGATTCCGTCAGAAATCAATACCTTTGACTATTTGTGTGGATAAAGTTGCCGCGAGCGGAGGCTACCTTATGGCCTGCACCGGAGATCGCATCTTGGCCGCCCCATTTGCCATTGTCGGATCTATTGGCGTAGTGGCACAGGTGCCTAATTTTAATCGCTTTCTAAAAAAACACAATGTTGACTACGAGGAAATCACTGCTGGAGAATACAAACGCACTATCAGCATGTTAGGAGAAATAACCGACAAGGGCCGACGCAAGTTCACTGAGCAGATCGAAGATACGCATCTTCTATTCAAAGAATTCGTTCACAAATGTCGCCCTCGGCTCAATCTCGAAACGGTAGCAACCGGCGAACACTGGTTTGGAGAGAGAGCGCTCGCCCTTGGCTTAATAGATGAAATCAAGACGAGCGACGAACTTGTAATGGAGAAAATGAAGGAGAAAGATATCTTTTATCTAGAAATGAAGGAGAAAAAGACTCTTAGTGATAAGCTCTCGAAGGCTTTTGGGCAAAGCGCCCGTCTGATTCGCGATCAACTCCTCAGGATTTTTAGCTACAGTTCTTGA